The following are encoded in a window of Bradyrhizobium sp. WBOS07 genomic DNA:
- a CDS encoding YebC/PmpR family DNA-binding transcriptional regulator has product MAGHSQFKNIMHRKGRQDAQKSKLFGKLAREITVAAKLGTPDPAMNPRLRAAVIAARQENMPKDNIERAIKKALGSDGENYDEIRYEGYGPGGVAVIVEALTDNRNRAASDIRSFFTKSGGNLGETGSVSFMFDRTGVIEYDRSVASDDAVLDAAIEAGADDVVSGEGGHEIYASTEGYRDVAKALEAKFGEPRKAALIWKPQNTVAVDDETGEKLLKLMDLLNEHDDVQNVYANFEVSDALMAKMGG; this is encoded by the coding sequence ATGGCCGGACATTCCCAATTCAAGAACATCATGCACCGCAAGGGGCGGCAGGATGCCCAGAAGTCGAAGCTGTTCGGCAAGCTGGCGCGGGAAATCACGGTCGCCGCCAAGCTCGGCACGCCCGACCCGGCCATGAACCCCCGTCTGCGCGCCGCCGTGATCGCGGCGCGGCAGGAGAACATGCCGAAGGACAATATCGAGCGCGCCATCAAGAAGGCGCTCGGTAGCGACGGCGAGAATTATGACGAGATCCGTTACGAGGGGTACGGCCCCGGCGGCGTCGCCGTCATCGTCGAAGCGCTGACCGACAACCGCAACCGCGCCGCCTCCGACATCCGCTCCTTCTTCACCAAATCCGGCGGCAATCTCGGCGAAACCGGCTCGGTCTCCTTCATGTTCGATCGCACCGGCGTCATCGAATACGACCGCAGCGTCGCCTCCGACGACGCCGTGCTGGATGCCGCGATCGAGGCCGGCGCCGACGACGTCGTCTCGGGTGAGGGCGGCCACGAGATCTACGCCTCGACCGAAGGCTATCGCGACGTCGCCAAGGCGCTGGAAGCCAAGTTCGGCGAGCCGCGCAAGGCCGCGCTGATCTGGAAGCCGCAGAACACCGTGGCGGTCGACGACGAGACCGGCGAGAAGCTGCTCAAGCTGATGGATCTGCTCAACGAGCACGACGACGTTCAGAACGTCTACGCCAATTTCGAGGTGTCGGACGCGCTGATGGCGAAGATGGGCGGGTAG
- the ruvC gene encoding crossover junction endodeoxyribonuclease RuvC: MTALPIRGPVRIIGIDPGLRRTGWGVIEAEGNRLIYVACGSVEPPDDLPLSSRLLAIHEGLAAVLSSHQPMEAAVEQTFVNKDGVATLKLGQARGVAMLAPAMFGIPVAEYAPNQVKKTVVGAGHAEKAQIAMMLKILLPKAAPPSADAADALAIAITHAHHRQSAALRLKVVGI; encoded by the coding sequence ATGACTGCGCTCCCGATTCGTGGCCCCGTCCGCATCATCGGCATCGACCCCGGCCTGCGCCGCACCGGCTGGGGCGTGATCGAGGCCGAGGGCAACCGGCTGATCTACGTCGCCTGCGGCTCGGTGGAGCCGCCGGACGATTTGCCGCTGTCGAGCCGCCTGCTCGCGATCCATGAAGGGCTCGCGGCCGTTCTCTCCAGCCACCAGCCGATGGAAGCGGCGGTCGAGCAGACCTTCGTCAACAAGGACGGCGTTGCCACGCTGAAGCTCGGCCAGGCCCGTGGCGTCGCCATGCTGGCGCCCGCAATGTTCGGCATCCCGGTCGCCGAATATGCGCCGAACCAGGTCAAGAAGACCGTGGTCGGCGCCGGTCATGCCGAGAAGGCCCAGATCGCGATGATGCTGAAGATTCTGTTGCCGAAGGCCGCGCCGCCCTCAGCCGACGCCGCCGACGCGCTTGCCATCGCCATCACCCACGCCCATCACCGCCAGAGCGCAGCGCTCCGGCTGAAGGTCGTCGGGATATGA
- the ruvA gene encoding Holliday junction branch migration protein RuvA, whose translation MIGKLKGLIDSYGEDFVILDVGGVGYQVHCSSRTLQHLPSPGEAAVLSIETYVREDQIKLFGFRTDQEREWFRLLQTVQGVGAKVALAVLGTLSPADLANAIALRDKAAVARTPGVGPKVAERIVTELKDKAPAFANVDPAVVHLAGAVDDQRAPRPVADAISALVNLGYGQPQAAAAIASASRSAGEGAETAQLIRLGLKELAK comes from the coding sequence ATGATCGGCAAGCTCAAGGGCCTGATCGATTCCTACGGCGAGGATTTCGTCATCCTCGACGTCGGCGGCGTCGGCTATCAGGTGCACTGCTCCTCGCGCACGCTGCAGCATCTGCCATCGCCGGGCGAGGCCGCCGTGTTGTCGATCGAGACCTATGTCCGCGAGGACCAGATCAAGCTGTTCGGTTTCCGCACCGACCAGGAGCGCGAGTGGTTTCGCCTGCTCCAGACCGTGCAGGGCGTCGGCGCCAAGGTCGCACTGGCCGTGCTCGGCACGCTGTCGCCGGCCGATCTCGCCAATGCGATTGCGCTGCGTGACAAGGCTGCGGTGGCGCGCACGCCCGGCGTCGGCCCCAAGGTCGCCGAGCGCATCGTCACCGAACTGAAGGACAAGGCGCCGGCCTTCGCCAATGTCGACCCGGCCGTGGTGCATCTCGCCGGTGCCGTCGACGACCAGCGCGCGCCGCGGCCCGTAGCGGATGCGATCTCCGCACTGGTCAATCTCGGCTACGGCCAGCCGCAAGCGGCGGCGGCGATCGCTTCGGCCTCGCGCAGCGCCGGTGAAGGCGCCGAGACCGCGCAGCTCATCCGCCTCGGCCTGAAGGAATTGGCGAAGTGA
- the ruvB gene encoding Holliday junction branch migration DNA helicase RuvB has product MVSPERRSDDVGDTALRPQSLSDFVGQAQARKNLSIFIEAARKRGEALDHVLFVGPPGLGKTTLAQIVAKELGVGFRATSGPVIAKAGDLAALLTNLEERDVLFIDEIHRLSPAVEEVLYPAMEDFQLDLIIGEGPAARSVKIELSKFTLVGATTRAGLLTNPLRDRFGIPVRLNFYTIEELESIVSRGARVLNVGMTADGANEIARRARGTPRIAGRLLRRVRDFASAADADKIDRKIADHALSALEVDAAGLDAMDRRYLTTIALNYGGGPVGVETMAAALSEPRDAIEDIIEPYLIQCGYLQRTPRGRLLTSHAFRHLGIAEPSRAAAAQFGLFGTDESDD; this is encoded by the coding sequence ATGGTCTCACCCGAGCGCCGCAGCGACGATGTCGGCGACACCGCGCTGCGTCCGCAATCGCTGTCCGATTTCGTCGGCCAGGCACAGGCGCGCAAGAACCTCTCGATCTTCATCGAGGCGGCACGCAAGCGCGGCGAGGCGCTGGATCACGTGCTGTTCGTCGGCCCGCCCGGCCTCGGCAAGACCACGCTGGCTCAGATCGTCGCCAAGGAGCTCGGCGTCGGCTTTCGCGCCACCTCGGGGCCTGTCATCGCCAAGGCCGGCGATCTCGCGGCACTCCTCACCAATCTCGAAGAGCGCGACGTGCTCTTCATCGACGAGATCCATCGCCTCAGCCCGGCGGTGGAAGAGGTGCTTTATCCCGCGATGGAGGACTTTCAGCTCGACCTCATCATCGGTGAGGGGCCCGCCGCGCGCTCGGTGAAGATCGAGCTGTCGAAATTCACGCTGGTCGGTGCCACCACGCGCGCCGGCCTGCTCACCAATCCGCTGCGCGATCGCTTCGGCATTCCGGTTCGGCTCAACTTCTACACGATCGAGGAATTGGAGAGCATCGTCAGCCGTGGCGCGCGCGTGCTCAATGTCGGCATGACCGCCGACGGCGCCAACGAGATCGCGCGCCGCGCCCGCGGCACGCCTCGCATCGCCGGGCGGCTGCTCAGGCGCGTGCGCGACTTCGCCTCCGCGGCGGATGCAGACAAGATCGACCGCAAGATTGCGGACCACGCCCTGAGCGCGCTCGAGGTCGATGCCGCTGGGCTCGACGCAATGGACCGCCGCTATCTCACGACCATCGCGCTCAACTATGGCGGCGGCCCGGTCGGCGTCGAGACCATGGCCGCGGCACTGTCCGAGCCGCGCGACGCGATCGAGGATATCATCGAGCCCTATCTCATCCAGTGCGGCTATCTCCAGCGCACCCCCCGCGGCCGCCTGCTGACCTCGCACGCCTTCCGCCATCTCGGCATCGCCGAGCCCTCGCGCGCTGCGGCGGCGCAGTTCGGCCTGTTCGGGACGGACGAGAGCGACGACTGA
- a CDS encoding metallophosphoesterase — MITRRHFIRSIGALSALGVSTAAYGVGVEPVLRLRVTRYHPRPRQWPADLSLKIAAIADIHACDPWMSLERIEGIVERTNALKPDIVVLLGDYVAGLHHVTRIIPSREWARVLAGLKAPLGVHAVMGNHDYWDDRTVQRTGRGPTMAHRALEAAGIAVYENDAVRLTKDGRPFWLAGLGDQLAFLPARRLRSMAHFGADDLNATLAKVTDDAPIILLAHEPNIAPRVPARVALQLSGHTHGGQVRLLGWSPAVAKQQGIRLAYGHIRLKCDLIVSGGLGCSIMPVRVGVPPEIVEVTLGRIGPVVS, encoded by the coding sequence ATGATCACGCGACGTCATTTCATCCGTTCCATCGGCGCCCTGTCCGCCCTCGGCGTCTCCACCGCGGCCTATGGCGTCGGCGTCGAGCCGGTGCTGCGGCTCCGCGTCACCCGCTATCATCCGAGGCCGCGGCAGTGGCCGGCGGATCTTTCGCTGAAGATCGCCGCCATCGCCGACATCCATGCCTGCGATCCCTGGATGTCGCTGGAGCGGATCGAAGGCATCGTCGAGCGCACCAACGCGCTGAAGCCTGATATCGTCGTGCTGCTCGGCGACTATGTCGCCGGTCTGCACCATGTCACGCGCATCATTCCGTCGAGGGAATGGGCGAGGGTGCTCGCCGGCCTCAAGGCGCCGCTCGGCGTCCACGCCGTCATGGGCAATCACGATTATTGGGACGACAGGACCGTGCAGCGCACGGGGCGCGGGCCGACGATGGCGCATCGTGCGCTCGAGGCCGCCGGCATTGCTGTCTACGAGAACGACGCGGTGCGCCTCACCAAGGACGGCCGCCCATTCTGGCTCGCCGGCTTGGGTGATCAGCTGGCCTTCCTGCCGGCGCGGCGGTTGCGCAGCATGGCGCACTTCGGCGCCGACGATCTCAACGCCACGCTCGCCAAGGTCACTGACGATGCGCCCATCATCCTGCTCGCGCACGAGCCCAACATCGCGCCGCGCGTTCCCGCGCGCGTCGCGCTGCAACTGTCCGGCCATACCCATGGCGGCCAGGTTCGCCTGCTCGGCTGGTCGCCCGCCGTCGCAAAGCAGCAGGGCATCCGGCTCGCCTACGGCCACATCAGGCTGAAATGCGATCTCATCGTCTCAGGCGGCCTCGGTTGCAGCATCATGCCGGTCCGCGTCGGCGTGCCGCCCGAGATCGTCGAGGTGACGCTGGGAAGGATAGGGCCGGTTGTGTCCTAG
- the ybgC gene encoding tol-pal system-associated acyl-CoA thioesterase: MTAHLDGEIRDGRHHMQVRVYYEDTDFSGIVYHANYLRYMERGRTNHLRLMGAEQQALFEQAETEGTGYAFVVRSMHLDFLKPARMDDVLDVVTWPVAVKGASIMLAQEVRRGEDVLVKAEVRVAFISGGRAQPIPKSIRALMKADLIS, from the coding sequence GTGACAGCTCATCTCGACGGCGAGATCCGCGACGGCCGCCATCACATGCAGGTCCGGGTCTATTACGAGGACACCGATTTTTCCGGCATCGTCTATCACGCCAATTATCTGCGCTACATGGAGCGTGGACGCACCAATCATCTGCGCTTGATGGGCGCCGAGCAGCAGGCGCTGTTCGAGCAGGCCGAGACGGAAGGCACAGGCTACGCCTTCGTGGTGCGCTCCATGCATCTGGACTTTCTCAAGCCCGCGCGGATGGACGACGTGCTCGACGTCGTGACCTGGCCTGTCGCGGTGAAGGGCGCCTCGATCATGCTGGCGCAGGAGGTGCGGCGCGGGGAAGACGTGCTGGTGAAGGCCGAGGTCCGCGTCGCCTTCATCAGCGGCGGTCGCGCCCAGCCGATCCCGAAATCGATCCGCGCGCTGATGAAGGCCGATTTGATTTCGTGA
- a CDS encoding nuclear transport factor 2 family protein, which yields MSRPPLPPFTREAAAQKARMAEDAWNSRDPVRVSLAYTEDSRWRNRSEVFQGREAIVAFLTRKWEKEQDYRLIKDLWAFDGNRIAVRFQYEWHDASGQWYRSYGNEQWEFDEHGLMKRREASINDIMIAEKDRRFHWAAPGPRPADVPGLGSDPF from the coding sequence ATGTCGCGCCCGCCGCTTCCGCCCTTCACCCGTGAGGCCGCCGCGCAGAAAGCGCGCATGGCCGAAGATGCCTGGAATTCACGCGATCCGGTGCGCGTGTCGCTCGCCTACACCGAGGACAGCCGCTGGCGCAATCGTTCCGAGGTGTTTCAGGGGCGCGAGGCGATCGTCGCCTTCCTGACCCGCAAATGGGAGAAGGAGCAGGATTATCGCCTGATCAAGGACCTCTGGGCCTTCGACGGCAACCGCATCGCGGTGCGCTTCCAGTACGAGTGGCACGATGCGAGCGGCCAATGGTATCGCTCCTACGGCAACGAGCAGTGGGAGTTCGACGAGCATGGCCTGATGAAGCGGCGCGAGGCGTCGATCAACGACATCATGATCGCCGAGAAGGACCGCCGGTTTCACTGGGCAGCGCCGGGACCGCGGCCGGCCGATGTGCCGGGATTGGGAAGCGATCCGTTCTGA
- a CDS encoding type 1 glutamine amidotransferase has protein sequence MARITIIETGAVPQEYRERHGSFPEMFERMIRSEDPAATVEVVSIPNGDALPDPGELEAVLITGAAAGVYDGLDWIAPLEDLVRKAHVNKTPMVGVCFGHQLIAQALGGTVRKSEKGWGIGRHVYRVLPENGIIEGEAVAIAASHQDQVIEPPSDAQTILSSEFTPHAGLLYDNGTTLTVQPHPEFDVAFAQVCCDLRDGKAPDEVVATARASLAEPMDNAKLGAAITRFLARREAT, from the coding sequence ATGGCACGCATCACCATCATCGAGACCGGAGCGGTCCCGCAAGAGTACCGCGAGCGCCACGGTTCATTTCCCGAGATGTTCGAGCGCATGATCCGCTCCGAGGACCCCGCCGCCACGGTCGAGGTCGTCAGCATCCCGAACGGCGATGCGCTTCCCGATCCGGGCGAACTCGAGGCCGTCCTGATCACCGGCGCGGCTGCCGGCGTCTATGACGGGCTCGACTGGATCGCGCCGCTGGAAGATCTCGTGCGCAAGGCCCACGTCAACAAGACGCCGATGGTCGGCGTCTGCTTCGGCCATCAGCTGATCGCCCAGGCGCTCGGCGGCACCGTGCGCAAGTCGGAGAAGGGCTGGGGCATCGGCCGGCACGTCTATCGGGTGCTGCCGGAGAACGGGATCATCGAAGGCGAAGCGGTCGCGATCGCCGCCTCGCATCAGGACCAGGTGATCGAGCCCCCAAGCGATGCGCAGACGATCCTGTCGTCGGAGTTCACTCCGCACGCCGGCCTGCTGTACGACAACGGCACGACGCTGACCGTGCAGCCGCACCCCGAATTCGACGTCGCGTTCGCGCAAGTGTGCTGCGATCTGCGCGACGGCAAGGCGCCGGACGAAGTCGTCGCGACGGCACGGGCATCGCTGGCGGAGCCGATGGACAACGCGAAGCTCGGTGCGGCGATTACGAGGTTTCTGGCGCGGCGCGAAGCAACTTAG